CCGCGCTGCACGAAGTTGCCCGGTGTTTGTCGAGCGGGTGCGAAGAGAACGAAGAAGAGGCGACGACGAAGTGTTACGAAGACGTCAACGAACGGCTTCTCTGGTTCCCATGAAGTCTCTTCGCGGACGGCGAATCCTGATACGTTGTCCGGTATGAGCTCAGTTTGCATGTCATCCGCGCCGCGCCGTGCGGTGCTCCTACGCGCGTTTTTCACGGCGATCGCGTTGGCGTTCGTCTTGTTCGTACCGTCGCATGCGTTCGCGGTCGGTACCGTTACTTTGACCACCCGAGAGCCCGAAGAGTCGGATGGTAGGTGGAAGCTGGCCTTCACGATCAACTACGGGAGCAAGCCGCACATTGCGTACATCCCGATGATCTTCAGCTTTACGCCGACGATGCTTTACGAACGATCGCTGACCGATCAGTCCCCGGAAAAACCGGTCATCACGCGAATCCCGCTGCAGAACCAAATCAGCATGAACGAGAGCATGGACGTCGGGTTCTCCAACGCGAAGGGCGAGATCTTCACGACGACGAAGTTCGACTTCGTGATCAAGCGCGCG
The nucleotide sequence above comes from Polyangiaceae bacterium. Encoded proteins:
- a CDS encoding MYXO-CTERM sorting domain-containing protein; protein product: MSSAPRRAVLLRAFFTAIALAFVLFVPSHAFAVGTVTLTTREPEESDGRWKLAFTINYGSKPHIAYIPMIFSFTPTMLYERSLTDQSPEKPVITRIPLQNQISMNESMDVGFSNAKGEIFTTTKFDFVIKRAKGFEAGEYDLKITRADDGATMGQVIKLKLKGENPIVDRRAIVFAGEKKKKKPEEKTEEKTEEKTEGEGSDASSASSDDASSASETPTEAPPATPPKQGGCGCRMADAPAGSSSALGLLLLGAAFAWRRRVRN